Proteins encoded by one window of Cannabis sativa cultivar Pink pepper isolate KNU-18-1 chromosome 4, ASM2916894v1, whole genome shotgun sequence:
- the LOC115714451 gene encoding uncharacterized protein LOC115714451 isoform X2, whose product MRTNNRPNQYPRKSENKIIKNDWGEASRATDALKSASSDKSENGEGADWTYDDARHKMFEALEFGIESARNAYKQAKKSIVSNYLVVTNNNNNNNNNNEVLDKAYNAKELNIIGPHDHDEEVINIDEDHHDQSYYNNNKNEKEKARLNYDEAKENEKDCYRLAKEKMTEEAKDKYEAAKEKTSQATADLGEPLRKRVEL is encoded by the exons ATGAGGACCAACAACAGGCCAAATCAATATCCTA GAAAATCTGAAAATAAGATTATAAAAAATGACTGGGGAGAAGCTTCTAGGGCAACGGATGCACTCAAATCTGCTTCAtctg ACAAGAGCGAAAATGGTGAGGGAGCTGATTGGACTTATGATGATGCCAGACATAAAATGTTTGAAGCCTTAGAATTTGGCATAGAAAGTGCAAGAAATGCTTATAAACAAGCTAAGAAGAGTATTGTTAGTAATTACTTGGTAGTTaccaataacaacaacaataataataataataatgaagttTTGGACAAAGCCTATAATGCTAAAGAGTTAAATATTATTGGCCCCCATGATCATGATGAGGAAGTAATTAATATTGATGAGGATCATCATGATCAaagttattataataataataagaatgaAAAAGAGAAAGCAAGATTGAATTATGATGAAGCTAAAGAAAATGAGAAAGATTGTTATAGGTTAGCCAAAGAGAAAATGACCGAAGAGGCTAAGGATAAGTATGAGGCTGCCAAAGAGAAAACTTCACAAGCTACTGCTGATCTTGGGGAACCACTAAGGAAGAGAGTAGAGCTCTAA
- the LOC115714451 gene encoding uncharacterized protein LOC115714451 isoform X1, with product MANTIRSLLVVVVGVVAAAVFMGRCSAERRADEILQQLHHEDQQQAKSISYVGTGKSENKIIKNDWGEASRATDALKSASSDKSENGEGADWTYDDARHKMFEALEFGIESARNAYKQAKKSIVSNYLVVTNNNNNNNNNNEVLDKAYNAKELNIIGPHDHDEEVINIDEDHHDQSYYNNNKNEKEKARLNYDEAKENEKDCYRLAKEKMTEEAKDKYEAAKEKTSQATADLGEPLRKRVEL from the exons ATGGCAAACACAATAAGATCATTATTAGTGGTAGTGGTGGGGGTGGTGGCAGCGGCGGTGTTTATGGGTCGTTGCTCCGCCGAGAGGAGGGCCGACGAGATCCTGCAGCAACTGCATCATGAGGACCAACAACAGGCCAAATCAATATCCTA TGTTGGCACAGGAAAATCTGAAAATAAGATTATAAAAAATGACTGGGGAGAAGCTTCTAGGGCAACGGATGCACTCAAATCTGCTTCAtctg ACAAGAGCGAAAATGGTGAGGGAGCTGATTGGACTTATGATGATGCCAGACATAAAATGTTTGAAGCCTTAGAATTTGGCATAGAAAGTGCAAGAAATGCTTATAAACAAGCTAAGAAGAGTATTGTTAGTAATTACTTGGTAGTTaccaataacaacaacaataataataataataatgaagttTTGGACAAAGCCTATAATGCTAAAGAGTTAAATATTATTGGCCCCCATGATCATGATGAGGAAGTAATTAATATTGATGAGGATCATCATGATCAaagttattataataataataagaatgaAAAAGAGAAAGCAAGATTGAATTATGATGAAGCTAAAGAAAATGAGAAAGATTGTTATAGGTTAGCCAAAGAGAAAATGACCGAAGAGGCTAAGGATAAGTATGAGGCTGCCAAAGAGAAAACTTCACAAGCTACTGCTGATCTTGGGGAACCACTAAGGAAGAGAGTAGAGCTCTAA